The Acetivibrio cellulolyticus CD2 genome has a segment encoding these proteins:
- a CDS encoding zinc metalloprotease translates to MSVRLKHNKKVVSSIIALVIACCSSFMAFAATYIYYSNGYISSTIPIENRVSYSEFDTAISAWNGTSTPAYIYTVPGSGNNWMIDNLYATTWQALYTPVNLQYIVFGRATKFKIELNRKYLVSCTSNEKTWTMVHELGHALTLGDNPSNTTTPDASIMNYGSNRQNYTPRADDITGVNATY, encoded by the coding sequence ATGAGCGTAAGATTAAAACATAATAAAAAAGTAGTTAGTAGTATAATTGCTCTAGTAATAGCTTGTTGTTCTAGTTTTATGGCGTTTGCGGCAACTTATATTTACTATTCCAATGGTTATATAAGTTCGACAATTCCAATTGAAAATCGTGTTTCGTATAGCGAATTTGATACTGCAATTAGTGCGTGGAATGGAACTTCGACACCCGCATATATTTATACCGTTCCTGGTTCTGGTAATAACTGGATGATTGACAATCTTTATGCTACAACTTGGCAGGCTCTATATACACCTGTAAATTTACAGTATATAGTATTTGGCAGAGCTACAAAATTTAAAATTGAATTGAACCGTAAATATTTGGTGAGTTGTACCTCAAACGAAAAGACATGGACAATGGTTCATGAACTAGGACATGCACTTACTTTAGGGGATAATCCTTCAAATACGACTACTCCAGATGCTTCAATAATGAATTATGGATCTAATAGACAAAATTATACTCCGCGCGCAGATGATATAACGGGAGTAAATGCTACTTATTAA
- a CDS encoding topoisomerase DNA-binding C4 zinc finger domain-containing protein codes for MTVGASIVLHCIFMFSFTFASYISLERFAGSDISFFTNFEAYWGPTERSLIETTYRLPRSIVDVSSTFVLKNTAQVEKKLRTVSSNDSFCFAIIQSNSDRFVGTDLKAKLGVLPPGSSVFLIGRYNQDITPFLSDDLQIRNDIHTERRIITYSQRKDLQIEFMSAHKSKGLQADYVFIINNRNERLGFPSNIQDDRLLELVLEKKEEYSHAEERRLFYVAMIRARKFVWFVAIKDKKSIFLSEIERTYGEKIKDEARKCPSCNSGRLVYRKGQYGTFWGCSNYPDCKHTQKAV; via the coding sequence ATGACAGTTGGAGCAAGTATTGTACTTCATTGCATATTCATGTTTTCATTCACCTTTGCAAGTTATATTAGTTTGGAGCGGTTTGCAGGTAGTGATATTAGTTTTTTTACCAACTTCGAGGCTTACTGGGGTCCGACAGAACGTTCACTCATTGAAACAACATACCGTCTTCCCCGCAGCATCGTCGATGTTAGCAGTACCTTTGTTTTGAAGAACACTGCACAGGTCGAAAAGAAGCTTCGTACTGTAAGTAGCAATGATAGCTTCTGTTTTGCCATCATCCAAAGCAACAGTGACCGCTTTGTTGGAACAGATCTTAAAGCAAAACTGGGCGTACTTCCCCCCGGAAGCAGTGTATTTCTCATAGGTCGGTATAATCAGGATATCACCCCGTTCTTATCTGACGATCTTCAGATTCGCAACGACATACATACAGAAAGAAGAATCATAACATATTCACAGCGTAAAGACCTGCAGATCGAGTTCATGTCTGCACACAAATCGAAAGGACTTCAAGCCGACTATGTCTTTATTATCAACAATCGGAATGAACGTCTTGGATTTCCCAGTAACATACAGGATGATAGACTGCTCGAATTGGTTCTGGAGAAGAAGGAAGAATACTCCCACGCGGAAGAACGCCGCTTGTTCTATGTTGCTATGATACGCGCAAGGAAATTTGTTTGGTTTGTAGCCATTAAGGATAAGAAGTCAATATTTTTGTCCGAAATCGAAAGAACGTACGGCGAAAAGATTAAGGATGAAGCACGAAAATGCCCATCATGCAATAGCGGCAGATTGGTGTATCGCAAGGGGCAATACGGTACATTTTGGGGTTGCTCAAACTATCCAGACTGTAAACATACCCAAAAAGCAGTTTGA
- a CDS encoding IS4 family transposase, producing MADCTTIFETLTGFLPKNILEKAITETGAEHGTKKFTVLRQLNTMMYAHLTGTTCLRDIEAGIVADKRLQEYTGTISASQISRANRARDTVIFKQIFEASLAKLKKHNGIRIIPGSWGMLKALDSTTVSLCISLFPWAEYRDKTAAVKIHTLYDILLGCPESIVMTEGIIHDKEKMKNFVKEPGITYLFDRAYLDYKEFDRYCREGIFFVSRLKKNAIMKVMNENAVLKGGSILSDKEVILGGQSTQMHHPIRAIQVIDSSNGELFYIITNRFDLTAEEIAQIYRLRWTIETFFKWIKQHLKIKKFFGSSFNAVLNQVYSALTLYCLLLLMHILVGTKHDFLKTVRLIAKGPWNTLIQLQEDLSPKRPPPKVKQKRFNWKQEFEAVLRRYKVS from the coding sequence ATGGCTGATTGTACTACAATTTTTGAAACATTAACAGGCTTTTTACCAAAGAACATTTTGGAAAAGGCTATTACTGAAACAGGTGCTGAACATGGTACCAAAAAGTTCACTGTTCTTCGGCAACTTAATACGATGATGTATGCTCATCTGACTGGAACTACCTGTCTTAGGGATATTGAAGCAGGCATAGTAGCAGACAAAAGACTTCAGGAGTACACAGGAACTATCAGCGCTTCACAAATATCTCGTGCAAATAGAGCACGTGACACAGTAATTTTTAAACAGATATTTGAGGCTTCTCTTGCTAAGCTGAAGAAGCATAACGGAATACGAATCATCCCAGGAAGTTGGGGAATGCTTAAGGCACTTGACTCAACTACTGTAAGTCTTTGCATATCTTTATTTCCCTGGGCAGAATATCGAGATAAAACTGCGGCAGTTAAGATTCATACTCTCTACGATATACTTCTTGGATGCCCCGAAAGTATTGTTATGACTGAAGGTATTATTCATGACAAAGAGAAAATGAAAAACTTTGTCAAAGAACCAGGCATAACATACCTTTTTGACCGAGCATACCTTGACTACAAAGAATTTGATAGGTACTGCAGGGAAGGAATCTTCTTTGTATCAAGGCTTAAGAAAAACGCCATCATGAAGGTTATGAATGAGAACGCTGTTCTTAAAGGTGGGTCTATTTTATCTGACAAAGAAGTTATCCTTGGGGGTCAAAGTACTCAAATGCATCATCCTATCAGGGCTATCCAAGTAATTGACTCATCAAACGGTGAATTATTTTATATAATTACAAACCGTTTTGATCTCACTGCGGAAGAAATCGCCCAGATATACCGTTTAAGGTGGACTATAGAAACCTTCTTCAAGTGGATCAAACAGCACCTTAAAATCAAGAAGTTCTTTGGAAGCAGCTTTAATGCTGTACTTAACCAGGTTTACTCAGCACTTACACTTTATTGCTTATTGCTACTAATGCATATCCTAGTAGGTACTAAACATGACTTTCTAAAGACAGTAAGGCTTATTGCCAAAGGACCTTGGAATACTCTTATACAGCTTCAAGAGGACTTGAGCCCTAAAAGGCCACCGCCTAAAGTTAAGCAAAAGAGGTTCAATTGGAAACAAGAATTTGAAGCTGTGCTACGCAGATATAAAGTCAGTTAA
- a CDS encoding DNA adenine methylase, with translation MILTEGLSYFLQVNIITSTRKYGLKFLKKLYATLMMKANLKYKRNKSIFAYIDPPYYKEGPGLYRFYFTHKQHVELAKFIKPKLFPWLISYDDVDEIRNIYERSSCINLYMDYSVKTSKKGKELLISNLTIPPIAQDNEIETVM, from the coding sequence TTGATATTAACAGAGGGGCTTTCATATTTTCTACAGGTAAATATTATTACTTCAACCAGAAAGTATGGGTTGAAATTTTTAAAAAAACTTTATGCAACATTAATGATGAAGGCTAATTTAAAATATAAAAGAAATAAAAGTATATTTGCATATATTGATCCACCTTATTACAAAGAAGGTCCAGGACTTTACCGATTCTACTTTACTCACAAACAACATGTTGAGCTAGCAAAATTTATAAAGCCCAAATTATTTCCATGGCTGATTAGTTATGATGATGTTGATGAAATCAGAAATATATATGAAAGAAGTTCTTGTATCAATTTATATATGGACTATTCTGTAAAAACATCAAAAAAGGGAAAGGAATTGCTAATCTCTAATCTTACCATACCTCCAATAGCTCAAGATAATGAAATAGAGACTGTAATGTAA
- a CDS encoding DUF6348 family protein: protein MGFMDKLFGSKKDQEELKEVQTEERKEEGKEEEVKITDENELVIKLLKKKLSQISFQVDDNKEMAVIPAIGTSIKAAIRGKNQQENGIIIHIDFSISNNEFGDEGIFESLAGIGKGNNLESAIGNCLDAFMVSVFKAVSESLQDNHNPNLDIETTSNGLERIWHPHVGPILAQGFEDLTGQSNDRIYNLLKDLIIKRLNNKRYYWIKVFASKQVNGKLAYQCLLNNKPFLEAERIIEEYIKGWPASNSYMAEMQYIVIRQSDKSWNESREKDIEKENFDKKCAEYAISVFEDYSPDDNVEGLINKIAEFTKDINMAWEFYWFIPAIYCRVLLGGPKYSDTVVLVLPDDRKIYKKLYDFESYVIGVDVVLQRIQTNQNQEKFQKVLFLSDEFKALQQALAGGSRPQDLQAVPMVLMAPLSYVVKD from the coding sequence ATGGGTTTTATGGATAAGTTGTTTGGTTCAAAAAAAGATCAAGAAGAATTGAAAGAAGTACAGACTGAAGAGAGAAAAGAAGAGGGAAAAGAAGAGGAAGTTAAAATAACAGATGAGAATGAATTAGTTATAAAGCTTTTGAAGAAAAAGCTTTCACAAATAAGTTTTCAGGTAGACGACAATAAAGAAATGGCTGTAATTCCTGCAATTGGCACATCAATCAAGGCTGCAATAAGAGGCAAAAATCAACAGGAAAATGGTATTATAATTCATATAGATTTTAGCATTTCCAATAATGAATTTGGAGACGAAGGAATATTTGAGTCTCTAGCAGGCATTGGAAAGGGAAATAATTTAGAATCGGCTATAGGCAATTGCTTGGATGCCTTTATGGTTAGCGTTTTTAAAGCTGTTTCCGAATCTTTGCAAGACAACCATAACCCAAACCTGGATATAGAAACTACTTCAAACGGCCTTGAAAGAATATGGCATCCGCATGTGGGGCCTATATTGGCACAGGGCTTTGAAGATTTAACAGGTCAAAGTAATGATCGTATTTATAACCTTTTGAAGGATTTAATAATAAAGCGCTTGAATAATAAGAGGTATTATTGGATAAAGGTCTTTGCGTCAAAACAAGTGAATGGAAAGCTGGCTTATCAATGTCTTTTGAACAACAAGCCTTTTTTGGAGGCAGAAAGAATTATTGAAGAATACATAAAAGGTTGGCCTGCAAGTAATAGTTATATGGCAGAAATGCAATATATAGTAATCCGGCAGTCGGACAAATCATGGAATGAGAGCAGAGAAAAGGATATAGAAAAGGAAAACTTTGATAAAAAGTGTGCTGAATATGCAATTAGTGTATTTGAGGACTACAGCCCGGATGATAATGTTGAGGGGCTTATAAATAAAATTGCAGAGTTTACAAAGGACATTAACATGGCATGGGAATTTTATTGGTTTATCCCGGCTATATATTGCCGTGTTTTATTAGGAGGGCCAAAATACTCAGATACGGTCGTATTGGTGTTGCCTGACGATAGGAAAATATATAAGAAGCTCTATGATTTTGAGTCTTATGTAATTGGGGTTGACGTCGTACTTCAAAGAATTCAGACGAATCAAAATCAAGAAAAATTTCAAAAGGTATTATTCCTATCAGACGAATTTAAGGCGTTACAACAGGCGTTAGCGGGTGGAAGCAGGCCTCAGGACCTTCAGGCGGTTCCAATGGTTTTGATGGCACCTTTGAGTTATGTTGTAAAGGACTAG
- a CDS encoding methylenetetrahydrofolate reductase, whose translation MLKEKILNRRPGIVTYGLTPPKAVNSQEKIKEISEKQTERIKDLDIDGLVIYDIQDEKDRIEDSRPFPFLETIDPLIYSNEYLKNLAVPKIIYRCVGKYSHSQFSQLIKSDAGKDMFSVFVGAASRNQKVPLRLSQAYEICKATNPNLILGGVAIPERHMKNREEHIRIISKLESGCKYFISQAVYNIEAAKDFLSDYYYYCKSNHIEMVPILFTFSPCGSLKTLEFMKWLGISIPRWLENDLMNSEDILNKYVSLSKAIFSELLDFSIEKEIPIGCNIESVSVRKVEIEASINLVNDIKSIIASRI comes from the coding sequence ATGTTAAAAGAGAAAATTTTAAATAGAAGACCTGGTATTGTTACTTATGGATTGACCCCTCCAAAAGCGGTCAACTCACAGGAAAAAATTAAAGAAATATCAGAAAAGCAAACTGAGAGAATAAAGGATCTCGATATAGATGGTTTAGTTATCTATGATATACAGGACGAAAAGGACAGAATTGAAGATAGCAGACCCTTCCCATTTTTAGAAACCATTGATCCATTAATATATAGCAACGAGTATCTTAAGAATTTAGCGGTGCCTAAAATAATTTACAGATGCGTAGGCAAATATTCGCACAGTCAATTCAGCCAACTTATCAAATCAGATGCAGGGAAGGATATGTTTTCTGTTTTCGTTGGAGCAGCGTCTAGAAATCAAAAGGTTCCGCTGCGTTTATCGCAAGCATATGAAATCTGCAAGGCTACTAACCCAAATCTTATTTTAGGCGGAGTTGCCATTCCGGAAAGGCATATGAAAAATAGAGAAGAGCATATAAGAATAATAAGTAAGTTGGAAAGCGGTTGTAAATACTTTATTTCTCAAGCCGTTTATAATATTGAAGCAGCCAAAGATTTTCTATCGGATTATTACTATTACTGTAAGAGTAACCATATAGAAATGGTTCCTATTCTCTTTACTTTTTCGCCATGCGGTTCTTTAAAAACGCTCGAATTCATGAAGTGGCTGGGAATCAGCATACCGAGGTGGCTTGAAAATGATTTGATGAATTCTGAAGATATTCTGAATAAATACGTTTCACTTTCAAAGGCTATTTTCAGTGAGCTTCTGGATTTTTCAATAGAAAAAGAAATTCCTATCGGATGCAATATTGAAAGTGTTTCGGTAAGAAAAGTGGAGATAGAAGCTTCTATCAACCTGGTAAATGACATAAAGTCCATAATTGCATCCAGGATTTAA
- a CDS encoding glycoside hydrolase family 9 protein, with amino-acid sequence MKKGSKIRKVQAVFLAICIFGTLFTAPAYSETTTTDATTVNDYNFAKALQMSLYFYDAEKCGRGITDGRLEWRGDCHLEDEAVPLIPMESKESPGTNMSQAFIDKYREFLDPDNNGTLDQGGGMHDAGDHVKFGLPQGYAASTLEWGFYEFRQAFIDKGLEDHMIEILRWFTDYFLKSTYMDADGNVIAFCYQVGNGDVDHSYWGPPELQQQVRPAFFATSENPAADQCANVSAALSISYLNFKDSDKEYAEKCLTTAKALYEFAKKYRGTGYSGGYYGSAYDDDEMSWAAVWLNIATGNKQYIDDIVSVKDGKYTGYMKKIIVNEQNHWQNIWVHSWDVVWGGVFAKLAPITNTDRDWYIFRWNNEYWASIQHENASDTAYLKPSPAGFKVVNTWGSARYNCAAQLCCLVYRKYTGREDFSEWAKGQMEYIMGNNPLNRCYIVGYAENSAKHPHHRAAHGSKTNSMEVPTEHRHTLWGALVGGPDAEDVHEDITTDYVYNEVAIDYNAGFVGALAGLCTYFGQDQEILKDFPPKEDPVDVYYTEAMLEQENKERTQVTIKLYNESVHPPHREGDMKVRYYFDIDEMLDAGQTVDDVELQIMYDENDSSYGGPIKYSGPFKWDDTGVYYVEFDWSDYEVYGTRNIQFALIGAQDSNYKFHWDPTNDWSRQGITEEFVKSKYIPVYNNGELVFGSEPPKGVATPTATPDPNATPTPQEKPSLKVMYKYGYADDGIEGVGDVKGIIKVLNNGKKPVDLSTVSIRYWYTKDSNSSQDYVFDYIKVDAEKVEGNFVEISKPVDTADSYFDISFKDGAGVIGPGSDSGEIQFRISQQGLPYSLSNDYSFNADAEGYIENSKITVYVNSELVYGIEPDGVTTPTPTPAQYVYGDVNGDGSLNSIDFGVMRKYLLGMIKEFSYENGLKAGDVDGNGMFNSLDFAYMRQYMLGIISKFPVQK; translated from the coding sequence ATGAAAAAGGGATCAAAAATAAGAAAGGTACAAGCAGTATTTTTGGCGATTTGTATTTTTGGCACGTTGTTCACAGCGCCTGCTTATTCAGAAACTACAACAACAGATGCTACAACTGTAAATGATTACAATTTTGCCAAAGCACTTCAAATGTCTTTATATTTTTACGATGCAGAAAAATGTGGTAGAGGTATAACAGATGGAAGGCTTGAGTGGAGGGGTGACTGCCACCTCGAGGATGAGGCGGTTCCGCTAATACCAATGGAATCAAAAGAAAGTCCTGGTACAAACATGTCACAAGCATTTATTGACAAATACAGAGAGTTTCTTGACCCAGATAACAATGGAACGTTGGATCAAGGCGGAGGAATGCATGATGCAGGTGACCATGTAAAGTTTGGCCTTCCTCAAGGATATGCTGCATCAACCCTTGAATGGGGATTTTATGAATTCCGTCAAGCTTTTATCGATAAAGGCTTAGAAGATCATATGATTGAGATTTTAAGATGGTTCACAGATTATTTCTTAAAGTCTACATATATGGATGCAGATGGGAATGTAATTGCGTTTTGTTATCAGGTTGGAAATGGAGATGTTGACCATTCCTACTGGGGTCCACCCGAACTTCAGCAGCAAGTAAGACCTGCATTCTTTGCTACTTCAGAAAATCCTGCTGCCGATCAGTGTGCGAATGTATCAGCAGCGTTATCAATCAGCTATCTGAATTTTAAAGACTCTGATAAGGAATATGCAGAGAAGTGCCTTACAACAGCAAAAGCCCTTTATGAATTTGCAAAAAAATATAGGGGAACGGGTTATTCCGGCGGTTACTACGGATCAGCCTATGATGATGACGAAATGTCATGGGCAGCTGTTTGGTTAAATATTGCAACTGGAAATAAACAATACATAGATGATATAGTTTCTGTTAAAGATGGAAAATATACAGGTTATATGAAGAAGATTATAGTCAATGAGCAGAATCACTGGCAGAACATTTGGGTACATTCATGGGATGTAGTTTGGGGTGGCGTTTTTGCAAAACTTGCACCTATAACTAATACTGATAGAGATTGGTATATTTTTAGATGGAATAATGAGTACTGGGCAAGTATACAGCATGAAAATGCAAGCGATACAGCATATCTTAAACCATCACCTGCAGGTTTCAAAGTAGTAAATACATGGGGGTCTGCAAGATACAATTGTGCAGCACAGCTTTGCTGTCTTGTATATAGAAAGTATACTGGCCGTGAGGATTTTTCCGAGTGGGCAAAAGGCCAAATGGAATACATAATGGGTAATAACCCTCTAAACAGGTGTTACATAGTAGGATATGCCGAAAATTCAGCTAAACACCCACATCATCGTGCTGCTCATGGTTCAAAAACAAATAGTATGGAGGTGCCTACAGAGCATCGACATACGTTGTGGGGAGCTTTGGTAGGAGGTCCTGATGCTGAGGATGTACATGAGGATATCACAACAGATTATGTGTATAATGAGGTTGCTATAGACTATAACGCTGGATTTGTAGGTGCGTTGGCAGGGCTTTGCACATACTTTGGACAGGATCAGGAAATACTAAAAGATTTTCCTCCAAAAGAAGACCCGGTTGATGTATATTATACTGAGGCAATGCTTGAACAGGAAAATAAAGAGAGGACTCAGGTAACAATTAAACTATACAATGAGTCTGTTCATCCTCCACATAGAGAAGGAGACATGAAAGTACGTTATTACTTTGATATAGACGAAATGCTTGATGCCGGACAGACGGTTGATGATGTTGAATTGCAGATTATGTATGATGAGAACGATTCAAGCTACGGAGGACCTATTAAATACAGTGGGCCGTTCAAATGGGATGATACTGGAGTATATTATGTAGAGTTTGACTGGTCGGATTATGAAGTTTACGGCACACGTAATATTCAGTTCGCGCTTATTGGAGCACAAGACTCAAATTATAAGTTCCACTGGGATCCTACCAACGATTGGAGCAGACAGGGGATAACAGAAGAATTTGTAAAAAGCAAATATATACCAGTGTATAACAATGGTGAGCTGGTATTTGGATCAGAACCTCCCAAGGGAGTAGCTACACCAACTGCAACGCCTGATCCTAATGCTACACCTACTCCTCAAGAGAAGCCATCACTTAAGGTTATGTACAAATATGGATATGCTGATGATGGTATTGAAGGCGTTGGTGATGTAAAAGGAATAATAAAGGTATTAAATAACGGCAAGAAGCCTGTTGACTTATCAACAGTTTCAATTCGTTACTGGTATACAAAGGATTCAAATTCATCGCAAGATTATGTATTTGATTACATTAAAGTTGATGCTGAGAAGGTTGAAGGAAATTTTGTTGAAATTTCAAAACCAGTTGACACTGCTGATAGTTACTTTGACATAAGTTTCAAAGATGGAGCAGGTGTAATTGGCCCTGGTTCTGATAGCGGAGAAATTCAGTTCAGAATTTCCCAACAAGGGTTACCATATTCACTGTCAAACGATTATTCATTTAATGCTGATGCGGAAGGGTATATTGAAAATTCCAAGATAACGGTATACGTTAATTCGGAACTGGTTTATGGCATAGAACCTGATGGAGTGACTACTCCAACTCCAACACCTGCACAATACGTATATGGTGATGTAAATGGCGATGGTTCGCTAAACTCAATAGATTTTGGAGTTATGAGGAAGTATTTGCTTGGAATGATAAAAGAGTTCTCTTATGAAAATGGTTTGAAAGCTGGAGACGTTGACGGAAATGGTATGTTCAATTCGCTGGATTTTGCTTATATGAGACAATATATGCTGGGCATTATCTCAAAGTTTCCGGTACAAAAGTAA
- a CDS encoding zinc-ribbon domain-containing protein, which translates to MSIFGRDYRKVKNYGPVKRERCNNCCNESTFQLQKLSTWFTLFSIPIIPYRTNYLLVCPICKNYEEIDSSEFLDYVDLIQSQKESENQLLSSDGYITESGAIYRTETQLNFIRQMKEIEMEREKRNSSNE; encoded by the coding sequence ATGAGTATTTTTGGAAGGGACTATAGGAAGGTTAAGAATTATGGTCCGGTTAAGAGAGAACGATGCAATAATTGCTGTAATGAATCAACATTTCAGTTACAAAAGTTGTCAACCTGGTTTACACTGTTTTCCATTCCTATAATACCATATAGAACAAACTACCTTCTGGTATGCCCTATTTGTAAAAATTATGAGGAAATTGATAGTTCAGAATTTCTTGATTATGTAGATCTAATTCAAAGCCAGAAAGAATCAGAAAACCAATTGCTTTCATCTGACGGCTACATTACTGAAAGCGGCGCAATATACCGTACGGAAACTCAATTAAACTTTATAAGGCAAATGAAGGAAATTGAAATGGAGCGGGAAAAAAGAAATAGCTCAAATGAGTGA
- a CDS encoding CD3324 family protein produces the protein MYKNGEVILPPKLLHELQKYIQGEIIYIPKKDKKRAGWGELNGTKFLILKRNTEIFNKYEKGHTTKDLAASYHLSEDSIKKIVRSFKSKDRMYQIS, from the coding sequence ATGTACAAAAATGGGGAGGTTATCCTTCCACCTAAACTTTTGCATGAGCTACAAAAATATATTCAGGGTGAAATAATATATATACCGAAAAAAGACAAAAAAAGGGCTGGCTGGGGTGAATTAAACGGTACAAAGTTTCTCATACTCAAACGCAATACCGAAATATTTAATAAATATGAAAAAGGACACACCACAAAAGACCTGGCGGCTTCATATCATCTATCAGAAGACAGCATAAAAAAAATTGTGCGTTCATTTAAAAGTAAAGACAGAATGTATCAGATCAGCTGA
- a CDS encoding H-type small acid-soluble spore protein, which yields MDSNRAKKIMESNGVIEVLYQGSPVWIENVLDNNTVQVSNIQTNDKKDVPAYMLVEKDLPHNI from the coding sequence ATGGATAGTAATAGGGCTAAAAAGATAATGGAATCAAATGGAGTTATAGAAGTTTTATATCAGGGATCTCCGGTTTGGATAGAAAATGTTTTGGATAATAATACTGTTCAGGTATCTAATATCCAAACGAATGATAAAAAGGATGTTCCTGCATATATGCTTGTAGAAAAAGATTTGCCGCACAATATATAG
- a CDS encoding RMD1 family protein, with protein sequence MESIKIKSVKVAPVLPLDKIVELLGTPMKFRWDEYITLSGNELDLVLKYNTENKHVYIFKYGCISFANFEDDEIYTFIKYIESFGSKINYSLLYKYYEIHYIKVLPNQKINLWQNSNVEYDYSDTLIHVTSIILAKSTELSSFESDLNMLLDDAEKFITYLQKGRLGFYRKKSSVLISKMLRFEYDSIHSIRILDRPGFVEQTSELRDIYDIISKYYELDERLSVVNGKIDSLHDLLDLYSNLSFKQTENRLILFEIFLLALFPVFHLFEHILETGTSLGFLTNLLK encoded by the coding sequence ATGGAAAGCATAAAGATTAAAAGCGTTAAGGTTGCACCTGTTCTTCCATTGGATAAAATCGTAGAGCTTCTTGGCACTCCCATGAAATTCAGATGGGATGAATATATTACTTTAAGTGGAAACGAACTGGATTTGGTCTTAAAATACAATACCGAAAACAAACATGTCTATATATTTAAATATGGATGTATTTCCTTTGCCAATTTTGAAGATGATGAAATCTATACTTTTATTAAGTACATTGAATCTTTTGGCAGTAAGATTAACTACTCTTTATTGTATAAATACTATGAAATCCACTATATAAAAGTTCTTCCAAACCAAAAAATCAACCTCTGGCAAAACAGCAATGTTGAATATGATTATAGCGATACTCTTATACATGTCACTTCGATAATTCTTGCAAAGTCTACAGAGCTCTCCAGTTTTGAATCGGACTTAAACATGCTTCTGGATGATGCCGAAAAGTTCATTACATATTTGCAAAAAGGCCGTCTTGGATTTTACAGAAAGAAATCCTCTGTTTTGATTTCCAAAATGCTGCGCTTTGAATATGACAGTATCCATAGTATTAGAATTCTGGATAGGCCAGGCTTTGTGGAGCAAACTTCAGAACTTAGGGATATATATGATATTATTTCAAAGTATTACGAACTAGATGAACGCTTAAGTGTTGTAAATGGCAAAATAGATAGTCTGCATGATTTATTGGATCTCTACTCAAATTTAAGCTTTAAACAAACAGAAAACAGGCTCATATTATTTGAAATATTTTTATTGGCTCTTTTTCCCGTATTTCATTTATTTGAGCATATATTAGAAACCGGAACTTCACTTGGTTTTCTCACAAATTTATTAAAATAA